TGTCAGGCGTTCGTTTGACGAAGAAGACCGGAACGCGCGCCGCGCGCTGGAGAGGCTCGGCCGGGTGGTGTCCCGCGCCGAGGCCTCGCTGGCCGAGGCCGAGACCATGTTCTCCCGCTGCCGAAGCCTGGCGGCCGATGACACGCTCTTCGCCCTGCAGGATGTGCTGCTGCTGGCGGGCGACGCGACGACGCCGCTGCGTCGGGCCACGGCCAACCTCGCCGATGCGGTCCAGTATACGCGGGCCGGCGATGAACACATTCCGCGCCTCGAGGGCCAGATGGGCGCCCTCGCAGCTGAGGCCGAAAAGAACCGCGCTGCCCGGCGCAACTGGGGCCTGAGGGACTTCGCTTCCCGGTTCGCCTGGCGGCTTCCCGGGTTCCTGATTGCCGGCGCCGTGGCCGGCGCCCTAATTCGGACCGGCCTCTTCTTCGCTTCCGGCCAGTTCAAGACCCTCGGGCTAGACGGAGTATTCTCTGCCGCGCCGGCAGCTGCCGGGCTGGGTGCGGCCGCGGGTGCGGTCGCGGCGGCATTCCGGGCGGTCCGCAGGTTCGGCCCGGCAAAGAAGTAGCGAACCACCGTGACGCCAGTGCGCCCGACCGGCACGTCACCCACGGAGTCTGCCAAGCTTCATAACTAACCGGAGTAGAGAATGGCCGAAGACCAATCCGCGGTAAGGTTCGTCAACGACCTGCTGGCGCGGGCCGTGGCCGAGAACGCGTCGGACGTCCACATTGAACCGCAGGAAAACCAGGTGCGGGTGCGGATAAGAGTGGACGGCATGCTCAGAGATACGGATCGCCCGCCCCTGGCGATGGGCCCGGCGATCACCGCTCACATCAAAGTGCTGGGCGACCTCGACATCTCCGAGAAGCGAATGGCGCAGGACGGAAGGTTCGACCTGCGCGTAGCCGCCCGCACCATCGACGTGCGTCTCTCCACCTTCCCGACCATCTACGGCGAATCGGTGGTGCTGCGGCTTCTGGACCGGGCGCAGAAACCGCTCTCTCTCACCGAGTTGGGCATGGGCGCGGGCATGGCTACCGAGTTCGAGAAACTCTTCCGCCAGCCGCACGGAATCCTGCTCGTGACCGGGCCGACCGGTTCGGGAAAGACCACGACCCTGAACACGGTTCTGCATGACATCCGCTGCGAAGAGAAGAACATCGTCACCATCGAAGACCCGGTCGAGTACCGGCTGGGCGGGATCCGCCAGTGCCAGGTGAACCGCAAAGCCGGGATTACCTTCTCCGAAGGGCTCCGCTCCCTCCTCCGCCAGGACCCGGACATCATCATGGTGGGAGAGATCCGCGACTCCGAGACGGCTGAGATCGCCTTCCAGGCGGCGCTCACCGGCCATCTCGTCCTCTCCACCCTGCACACCAACGACGCGGCCGGCGCCCTGACCCGCCTGGTGGACATGAAAGTCGAACCCTTCCTCATCTCCTCGAGCGTGCTCGGCGTGCTGGCCCAGCGGCTGGTGCGCCGGGTCTGCAAGCGGTGCGCGGAGTCGTACGTGCCGCCCGAACCGATCCTCCGCCGCCTCGGCGCT
Above is a window of candidate division WOR-3 bacterium DNA encoding:
- a CDS encoding type II/IV secretion system protein, with the translated sequence MAEDQSAVRFVNDLLARAVAENASDVHIEPQENQVRVRIRVDGMLRDTDRPPLAMGPAITAHIKVLGDLDISEKRMAQDGRFDLRVAARTIDVRLSTFPTIYGESVVLRLLDRAQKPLSLTELGMGAGMATEFEKLFRQPHGILLVTGPTGSGKTTTLNTVLHDIRCEEKNIVTIEDPVEYRLGGIRQCQVNRKAGITFSEGLRSLLRQDPDIIMVGEIRDSETAEIAFQAALTGHLVLSTLHTNDAAGALTRLVDMKVEPFLISSSVLGVLAQRLVRRVCKRCAESYVPPEPILRRLGAQSGAKFKRGVGCPECNDLGYRGRIGIYELLPLDSTIRRMVMENKSADDIKQLAVKMGLVPLREDAAAKARAGLTTAEEVIRVTQDAPV